The following are encoded together in the Deltaproteobacteria bacterium genome:
- a CDS encoding class I SAM-dependent methyltransferase, whose amino-acid sequence MTNDGASHKTSPAPGLNNEDDHSRQLLWERLRNIIDNLGPKDVYRSIYDHRGNLLVAGYHPARDELVQDFSKVDFRDKSVVDFGCNFGYFSFLAEKLGARKVLGVDNHPDIIEGCRILAALYESHATEFMVDNIENLQQVADTFDIVMLIDYLGRFSIRKGKIPLILGVLESLARTELLFIVRPVYHIRNELRSEPAELAKLYPPRYIQDEYIEVLSFIEDFLAPRWSVRRISAMPKYYQREKKVVHFTRKSI is encoded by the coding sequence CACAAGACTAGCCCTGCTCCCGGGCTGAACAACGAGGACGATCATTCCCGGCAACTGCTGTGGGAACGGTTGCGCAACATCATAGATAATCTCGGACCCAAGGATGTCTACCGCTCCATCTATGACCACAGGGGAAACCTCCTGGTGGCAGGCTATCATCCTGCCCGGGATGAACTGGTCCAAGATTTTTCAAAGGTGGATTTCCGCGACAAGTCAGTGGTAGATTTTGGTTGTAATTTCGGCTACTTTTCTTTTCTTGCCGAAAAGTTGGGGGCAAGAAAAGTGCTCGGGGTAGACAACCATCCGGACATCATCGAAGGATGTCGTATTCTAGCCGCGCTTTACGAGTCCCACGCTACTGAATTCATGGTGGACAACATAGAAAACCTCCAGCAGGTAGCCGACACCTTTGACATTGTTATGCTCATAGACTATCTGGGAAGGTTTAGTATCAGGAAGGGAAAGATTCCCCTCATACTTGGCGTCCTCGAGTCTCTGGCCCGCACGGAACTCCTCTTCATAGTTCGGCCCGTCTACCATATCCGCAATGAACTCAGGTCGGAACCAGCAGAACTCGCAAAACTCTATCCACCCCGCTACATACAGGACGAATACATCGAGGTGCTCTCGTTCATTGAAGATTTTTTGGCTCCGCGGTGGTCTGTGCGCCGCATCTCAGCTATGCCAAAATATTATCAGCGAGAGAAAAAAGTGGTGCACTTCACCAGGAAATCTATATAG